The following coding sequences are from one Nicotiana tomentosiformis chromosome 3, ASM39032v3, whole genome shotgun sequence window:
- the LOC104121439 gene encoding pentatricopeptide repeat-containing protein ELI1, chloroplastic-like, translated as MYVATSMLNAYAGTSFDCAYKLFDEIPVRNTVTSNSVISCFSRSGDVKGTRKMFDQMPLRDLASWSAMIAGYMNNGHWEEGAALFQEMVIFEQLKLDQVTIGPILAGCSEICSIGLLLGKSVHGFVVKNHLELNVELGTCLVDMYAKCGFMNFASLVFDMMKDRNVVTWTALICGAAKHGFGTESLKIFKKMRQGGVLPNEFTFTGVLCACVQAGLVNEGRGYFKMTKECGLRPTIQHCGCMVELFGKAGLLGEAYEVINTMSPEPIIVIWGSFLSSCKLHKQFEMAERVIEMVMNVVRPENDGGVYTLISDLYVLGDKWAEAERVRQLMLHQHVRKARGCSFIRNNTT; from the coding sequence ATGTATGTCGCCACCTCTATGCTTAATGCGTATGCTGGAACCTCGTTTGACTGTGCATACAAGCTGTTCGATGAAATTCCCGTGAGAAATACTGTCACGTCGAACTCGGTGATATCTTGCTTTTCTCGTTCCGGAGATGTTAAAGGAACGAGAAAGATGTTCGATCAGATGCCTTTGAGAGACCTAGCTTCGTGGTCGGCAATGATTGCTGGATACATGAACAATGGGCATTGGGAGGAAGGTGCGGCGCTCTTCCAAGAAATGGTTATTTTTGAACAACTAAAGCTTGATCAAGTGACCATTGGGCCAATATTGGCGGGCTGTTCTGAAATTTGTTCAATTGGTTTGCTCCTTGGGAAATCAGTGCATGGTTTTGTCGTGAAGAATCACTTGGAACTAAATGTGGAGCTTGGTACTTGTTTAGTAGACATGTATGCTAAATGTGGATTCATGAATTTTGCTTCTCTGGTTTTCGATATGATGAAAGATAGAAATGTTGTTACTTGGACTGCTTTAATTTGTGGAGCAGCAAAACATGGTTTTGGAACTGAATCGTTGAAGATATTCAAGAAAATGAGACAAGGGGGTGTGCTACCTAATGAGTTTACGTTCACTGGGGTACTTTGTGCTTGTGTACAAGCAGGGCTGGTCAATGAAGGTCGTGGATATTTCAAAATGACCAAAGAGTGTGGACTGAGACCAACAATTCAGCATTGTGGCTGCATGGTTGAGTTATTTGGGAAGGCTGGGTTGTTAGGGGAAGCATATGAAGTTATCAATACTATGTCACCCGAGCCTATCATAGTTATTTGGGGTTCCTTTTTGTCATCTTGCAAGTTGCATAAACAGTTTGAGATGGCAGAGCGAGTGATTGAGATGGTCATGAATGTGGTGAGGCCAGAGAATGATGGAGGGGTTTATACCCTTATCTCAGACTTGTATGTTCTGGGTGATAAATGGGCGGAAGCCGAGAGGGTGAGGCAGTTGATGCTCCATCAACATGTGCGGAAAGCTAGAGGATGTAGTTTTATAAGAAATAATACAACATGA
- the LOC104121440 gene encoding formin-like protein 8, giving the protein MNAPGPPLTHSSQNQVVLKAVIAAVVTTLIIAGILFYFFYRYYIARQRKRNKLNSSFRREVSGSALHQEFQQSGALKGLIVDENGLDVIYLRKFEGRQLGSCFSKVWVNYIDEEEEKRTDSRREKPVSRDQIQEIPLLQNASNVDGYEKEADTAQQTINSLPAASRSSQHPYPQFPSSSLQFPQKEITPQSVIPSQPAVLSSQNPPQPPRPPPPPPPLPMKRIIKAPTPPNAAKIKPSPPPLPKGNGLHSSLKPPVAPREKASSQEKTEAPTDEKSKDDGEVQIKLRPLHWDKVIANTDHSMVWDEINNGSFRFEDDLMEVLFGYNITSQKTPEGNNTTTSSGTSKLARPAQIFILDPRKSQNTAIVLKSLSISREEILDALLEGQGLSVDTLEKLTKICPTEEETLKILQFDGDPRKLADAESFLHHMLKAVPSAFKRFNAMLFRSSYDSEILILKENLQTVEQGCKELRTCRIFLRLLEAILKAGNRMNAGTARGNAKGFNLGALQKLSYVKSNDGKTTLLHFVVEQVIHSEGKRRLINKGSKVDNEDFDRKTEKLEKDTEHLILGLPVLQGLSFEFSNVKKAATMDYDSFINTCSTLTMRINDVRQLIKCCGNAERDRFVKVTKGFLEECEEELKVIREEQTRVMELVKRTTEYYQAGSSKDKGTQALQLFAIVKDFLDMVDKVCIDITKKVQKKNASSVESPPPQSTIPRTPVRFHNLRTYFTPEILSSESENEF; this is encoded by the exons ATGAATGCACCAGGGCCACCTCTAACACATTCATCTCAGAATCAGGTAGTTCTGAAGGCTGTTATAGCTGCAGTTGTAACTACTTTGATAATTGCTGGCATactcttttatttcttttatagatACTATATAGCTCGTCAACGGAAGAGAAACAAATTGAACTCTAGTTTTCGTCGAGAAGTTTCTGGTTCTGCGCTTCATCAAGAATTCCAGCAAAGTGGAGCTTTAAAAGGGCTCATAGTAGATGAAAATGGCCTTGATGTTATATATTTGAGAAAATTTGAGGGTAGACAGCTCGGAAGTTGCTTTTCTAAGGTTTGGGTGAATTACAtagatgaggaggaagagaagaGGACGGATAGCCGACGAGAGAAACCAGTTTCAAGGGATCAAATCCAAGAAATTCCATTACTGCAAAATGCAAGCAATGTAGATGGCTATGAGAAAGAGGCAGATACTGCACAACAAACAATCAACTCACTCCCTGCAGCAAGCAGATCTTCACAACATCCATATCCTCAATTTCCATCATCCTCATTACAGTTTCCACAGAAGGAAATCACTCCTCAATCAGTGATACCCTCTCAACCAGCAGTTCTCTCGAGTCAAAATCCACCTCAGCCACCAAGACCTCCACCACCTCCGCCTCCCCTTCCaatgaaaagaattatcaaagCACCAACACCACCTAATGCAGCGAAAATAAAACCTTCTCCACCACCCCTACCAAAGGGGAACGGGTTGCATTCATCATTAAAACCACCTGTTGCACCAAGAGAGAAAGCGAGCAGCCAAGAGAAAACAGAAGCTCCAACTGATGAGAAGTCAAAGGATGATGGTGAAGTTCAAATTAAACTGAGGCCACTGCACTGGGATAAAGTCATTGCTAATACTGATCACTCCATGGTCTGGGATGAAATCAACAACGGTTCTTTCCG TTTTGAAGATGACCTTATGGAAGTTCTCTTTGGATACAATATCACTTCCCAGAAAACCCCTGAAGGAAATAACACGACCACAAGCTCAGGCACTTCTAAGTTAGCTCGACCAGCGCAGATCTTTATTCTCGATCCTAGGAAGTCACAGAACACAGCAATTGTACTCAAGTCTCTTTCAATCTCTCGCGAAGAAATACTTGATGCCCTCTTGGAGGGTCAAGGACTCAGTGTTGATACCCTTGAAAAACTAACCAAGATTTGCCCAACTGAAGAAGAAACATTAAAAATCCTCCAATTTGATGGTGACCCAAGAAAACTTGCTGATGCCGAGTCTTTTCTCCACCACATGCTGAAAGCTGTTCCTTCTGCTTTTAAGCGTTTCAATGCTATGCTTTTCAGATCAAGCTATGATTCAGAAATTCTAATCCTCAAGGAGAATTTGCAAACAGTTGAGCAGGGTTGTAAAGAATTGAGAACATGTAGAATTTTCTTAAGACTTCTGGAAGCCATTCTTAAGGCTGGCAATCGGATGAATGCAGGAACGGCTAGAGGAAATGCTAAGGGATTCAACCTTGGTGCATTACAAAAACTATCATATGTAAAAAGCAACGATGGAAAGACTACTCTGCTTCATTTTGTAGTTGAACAAGTCATCCATTCTGAAGGTAAACGTCGCCTTATCAATAAAGGTAGCAAGGTTGACAATGAAGATTTTGATAGAAAGACGGAAAAACTAGAAAAAGATACAGAGCACCTAATACTAGGTTTGCCAGTTTTGCAAGGATTAAGTTTCGAATTCTCTAATGTAAAGAAAGCAGCTACCATGGACTACGATAGTTTCATCAATACATGTTCCACTCTTACAATGAGGATAAATGATGTTCGCCAGCTCATAAAGTGCTGTGGAAATGCTGAAAGAGATCGATTTGTAAAAGTGACTAAAGGGTTTCTGGAGGAATGTGAAGAGGAACTCAAGGTGATCAGAGAAGAACAAACAAGAGTCATGGAACTTGTGAAGAGAACGACAGAGTATTACCAAGCAGGATCTTCAAAGGACAAAGGCACACAAGCACTTCAGTTGTTTGCCATTGTGAAGGActttctcgacatggttgataaAGTGTGTATAGATATCACAAAGAAAGTACAGAAGAAGAACGCATCAAGCGTAGAGTCACCACCACCCCAATCAACAATACCAAGAACTCCTGTGAGGTTCCATAACTTGAGGACATACTTTACACCAGAAATATTGAGTAGTGAATCTGAGAATGAGTTCTGA